The Pseudomonas orientalis genome contains a region encoding:
- a CDS encoding homocysteine S-methyltransferase family protein: MGAVSTVILDGGMGRELQRRGAPFRQPEWSALALSEAPQAVEAVHAAYIDSGANVITSNSYAVVPFHIGEARFAQEGQALAALAGELARRAVDASGKSVRVAGSLPPLFGSYRPDLFQAERVNELLTPLVQGLAPHVDLWLAETQSSIVEARAIHAGLPKDGKPFWLSFTLKDEDTDDVPRLRSGEPVSDAAEVAAQLGVQVLLFNCSQPEVIGAAIDAARETFERLGVAIQIGAYANAFPPQPKEATANDGLDPLREDLDPPGYLHWAADWQARGASHLGGCCGIGPEHIAVLAERLAR; the protein is encoded by the coding sequence ATGGGCGCAGTAAGCACAGTAATTCTCGATGGCGGCATGGGCCGTGAACTGCAACGCCGTGGCGCGCCGTTCCGTCAGCCAGAATGGTCGGCACTGGCCTTGAGCGAAGCGCCGCAAGCGGTGGAGGCGGTGCACGCGGCCTATATCGACAGCGGCGCCAACGTGATTACCAGCAACAGCTACGCGGTGGTGCCGTTTCATATCGGTGAAGCGCGGTTCGCTCAGGAGGGTCAGGCGCTGGCCGCCTTGGCCGGTGAGCTGGCGCGACGGGCGGTGGACGCTTCCGGCAAATCGGTGCGCGTTGCCGGCTCACTGCCGCCGTTGTTTGGCTCCTATCGGCCCGACCTGTTCCAGGCCGAGCGCGTGAACGAACTGCTCACACCCCTGGTGCAAGGCCTGGCGCCTCACGTTGACCTGTGGCTGGCGGAAACTCAGAGCTCCATCGTTGAGGCTCGGGCGATTCATGCCGGCCTGCCTAAGGACGGCAAACCGTTCTGGCTGTCGTTTACCTTGAAAGACGAAGACACCGATGACGTACCGCGCCTACGCTCCGGCGAACCGGTGTCGGACGCAGCCGAGGTGGCGGCGCAACTGGGCGTGCAGGTGTTGCTGTTCAACTGCAGCCAGCCGGAAGTGATCGGCGCGGCCATCGATGCGGCGCGTGAAACGTTCGAGCGATTGGGCGTCGCGATCCAGATTGGCGCCTATGCCAACGCTTTCCCGCCGCAACCCAAGGAAGCGACGGCCAACGATGGCCTGGACCCTTTACGCGAAGATCTCGATCCACCCGGTTACCTGCACTGGGCGGCGGATTGGCAGGCGCGCGGCGCCAGTCATCTGGGCGGCTGCTGCGGGATCGGGCCGGAGCATATTGCGGTGTTGGCCGAGCGCCTGGCCCGCTGA
- a CDS encoding ABC transporter substrate-binding protein: protein MKFRPLLALGLTLLAASTQAFGGATLDRVEQKKELVGVLMESYPPFSFLNEQNQLDGFDVDVAKAVAQKLGVKLRLETPSWDVIAAGRWSGRYDICICSMTPSKARAEVFDFPVEYYASPAVIVVNAKDDRIHEAKDLSGKKVGLTSASSYESYLNKNLVIEGAEDTQLQYPFEDVQIAPYDTDNVAFQDLGLGAGVRLDAILTNLVTAQPRLTQDKRFKLAGEPLYSEPNSVAIEKGDPQWDAKVREVFAQLKQDGTLSKLSQKWIGADISR, encoded by the coding sequence TTGAAATTCAGACCGCTGTTGGCCCTGGGCCTTACCCTGTTGGCTGCGTCCACCCAAGCCTTTGGCGGTGCCACGCTGGATCGTGTCGAGCAGAAGAAAGAACTGGTGGGCGTGCTGATGGAAAGCTACCCGCCGTTCTCATTTCTCAACGAGCAGAACCAGCTCGACGGCTTCGACGTGGATGTGGCCAAGGCGGTGGCGCAAAAGCTTGGTGTCAAGCTGCGCCTGGAAACGCCGTCTTGGGACGTCATTGCCGCCGGCCGCTGGAGCGGGCGCTACGACATTTGCATCTGCTCCATGACCCCGAGCAAGGCCCGCGCCGAAGTGTTCGACTTCCCGGTGGAATATTACGCCTCGCCGGCCGTGATCGTGGTCAATGCCAAGGACGATCGTATCCACGAAGCCAAGGACCTGAGCGGCAAGAAAGTCGGCCTCACCAGCGCCTCCAGCTATGAAAGCTACCTGAACAAGAACCTGGTGATCGAAGGCGCCGAAGACACGCAGCTGCAGTACCCGTTCGAGGATGTGCAGATCGCCCCGTACGACACCGACAACGTGGCGTTCCAGGATCTGGGCCTGGGCGCCGGCGTGCGCCTGGATGCGATTCTCACCAATCTGGTCACCGCCCAGCCGCGCCTGACCCAGGACAAGCGCTTCAAGCTTGCAGGCGAGCCACTCTATTCGGAGCCCAACTCGGTGGCCATCGAGAAAGGCGACCCGCAGTGGGACGCCAAAGTGCGTGAGGTCTTCGCGCAATTGAAACAGGACGGCACGCTGAGCAAGCTGTCGCAAAAATGGATCGGCGCCGATATCAGCCGATGA
- a CDS encoding amino acid ABC transporter permease — MSFRIRLYLTWAALFALFASFFLSFDLKFSIILDKLPNLVGLHLAPNGFLQGAALTLFLCLCAIVVSSLLGFITALGRLSKSAVAFGIASFYASFFRGTPLLIQILLIYLGLPQLGLVPGAIVAGIIALSLNYGAYLSEIFRAGILGVPHGQREAALALGMRDRAIFWHVTLPQAMRTIIPPATNQFISMLKDSSLISVMGVWEVMFLAQSYGRSSYRYIEMLTTAAIIYWVMSLGLELIQARMERHFGKGYVRRS; from the coding sequence ATGAGCTTTCGTATACGGCTTTACCTGACCTGGGCGGCGCTGTTCGCCCTGTTTGCGAGTTTCTTCCTCAGCTTTGACCTGAAGTTCTCGATCATCCTCGACAAACTGCCCAACCTGGTCGGCCTGCACCTGGCGCCCAATGGTTTCCTGCAGGGTGCGGCGCTGACGCTGTTCCTGTGCCTGTGCGCCATCGTCGTGTCGTCGTTGCTGGGGTTTATCACGGCATTGGGGCGCCTGTCGAAAAGCGCCGTGGCGTTTGGCATCGCCAGTTTCTATGCCTCGTTCTTTCGCGGCACGCCGTTGTTGATCCAGATCCTGCTGATTTACCTGGGCCTGCCGCAACTGGGCCTGGTGCCGGGTGCCATCGTCGCCGGGATCATCGCGCTGTCGCTGAACTACGGCGCTTACCTGAGCGAGATTTTCCGGGCCGGCATCCTCGGCGTGCCCCATGGCCAACGGGAAGCTGCGTTGGCCCTGGGCATGCGTGACCGGGCGATCTTCTGGCATGTCACCCTGCCCCAGGCCATGCGCACCATCATCCCGCCGGCCACCAACCAGTTCATCTCGATGCTCAAGGACTCGTCGTTGATCTCGGTGATGGGCGTTTGGGAAGTGATGTTCCTGGCGCAATCCTATGGCCGCTCGAGCTACCGCTATATCGAGATGCTTACCACGGCAGCGATCATTTACTGGGTGATGTCCCTCGGGCTGGAGCTGATCCAGGCGCGCATGGAGCGGCATTTCGGCAAAGGTTACGTGCGCCGCAGTTGA
- a CDS encoding autotransporter outer membrane beta-barrel domain-containing protein, whose product MSFIPSRIAAFISLAVAISVQPAQARGDIEYRPFFYQPYDSADTDWALQPEFDAPPSPPPYAGYLIGQATTYNGVQVAKVLEPALLDVLNSGELTSEEIKALQKVNEALAGQPGGIGAALEQLAGSQNANLATATHAVTGQISNQLLSILRALPTDEDNHFWVQGLGNDGNLDSRSGSAGLKHATRGLLLGADWAVDQAWRVGVMGAKSASNLDAQRFSAELDSLHLGAYAVRQDGPLALRLGAIYSSHAGTNRRNVNLLDYKDQLKSRYDAQSQTLFSELGYQLGSQDFGIEPFAGLGYQRYHRDSFKESGGLTALNVGAQTQQNMSSTVGLRLATVYRFDNQVSLTPHLSAGWKHLYGAVDSRVRQAYRNAPVALDGFTITGTSLDRNSLDVNAGVDLALSRQHTLGLSYSGQAGTHSRNQGIKGQWTMSF is encoded by the coding sequence ATGTCTTTTATACCTTCAAGAATCGCTGCATTCATCAGCCTTGCAGTGGCCATCAGTGTTCAACCCGCGCAAGCACGCGGCGATATCGAATACAGGCCGTTTTTTTATCAGCCTTACGATTCGGCCGACACTGATTGGGCCTTACAACCCGAATTCGATGCACCGCCTTCCCCGCCGCCGTACGCCGGTTACCTCATTGGCCAGGCCACCACCTATAACGGCGTGCAGGTCGCCAAGGTGCTGGAGCCTGCGCTGCTTGATGTGCTCAATTCCGGTGAACTGACCTCGGAAGAAATAAAGGCGCTGCAAAAGGTAAATGAAGCGCTGGCCGGACAGCCCGGCGGGATCGGCGCAGCCCTTGAACAATTGGCCGGCAGCCAAAACGCTAACCTGGCCACTGCCACCCACGCCGTCACCGGCCAAATCAGCAATCAACTACTCTCGATCCTGCGCGCCTTGCCCACCGACGAGGATAATCACTTTTGGGTGCAGGGGCTGGGCAACGACGGCAACCTCGATTCACGAAGCGGCAGCGCCGGCCTGAAACACGCTACCCGTGGCCTGTTGCTGGGCGCAGACTGGGCGGTGGACCAAGCCTGGCGCGTGGGTGTGATGGGTGCCAAATCCGCGAGCAATCTTGACGCCCAGCGCTTTTCCGCCGAGCTGGACAGCTTGCATCTGGGTGCCTACGCGGTGCGCCAGGACGGCCCACTGGCGCTGCGCCTGGGTGCGATCTACAGCAGCCATGCCGGGACCAACAGACGCAACGTCAATCTGCTCGATTACAAGGACCAGCTCAAGTCTCGCTACGACGCTCAAAGCCAAACGCTGTTCTCGGAACTGGGCTATCAATTGGGCAGCCAGGACTTCGGCATCGAGCCTTTCGCCGGCCTGGGCTACCAGCGTTATCACCGCGACAGCTTCAAGGAAAGCGGTGGCCTGACCGCACTCAACGTCGGCGCACAGACCCAGCAGAACATGAGCAGTACGGTCGGCCTGCGCTTGGCGACGGTGTACCGCTTCGATAATCAGGTCAGCCTCACGCCCCACCTCAGCGCCGGCTGGAAGCATCTCTACGGCGCGGTCGACAGCCGGGTGCGCCAAGCCTATCGCAATGCTCCAGTGGCACTGGACGGCTTCACCATCACCGGTACGTCATTGGATCGAAACAGCCTGGACGTGAACGCCGGCGTGGACCTGGCCTTGTCCAGACAACACACGCTGGGCCTGAGCTACAGCGGCCAGGCGGGTACCCATAGCCGCAATCAAGGTATCAAGGGGCAGTGGACGATGAGCTTTTAA
- the oadA gene encoding sodium-extruding oxaloacetate decarboxylase subunit alpha, producing MSKKIFVTDTILRDAHQSLLATRMRTDDMLPICDKLDKVGYWSLEVWGGATFDACVRFLKEDPWERLRQLRAALPNTRLQMLLRGQNLLGYRHYSDDVVKAFVAKAAVNGIDVFRIFDAMNDVRNLRVAIEAVKAAGKHAQGTIAYTTSPVHTVDAFVAQAKQLESMGCDSIAIKDMAGLLTPYATGELVKALKAEQNLPIFIHSHDTAGLAAMCQLKAIENGADHIDTAISSFAWGTSHPGTESMVAALKGSEFDTGLDLELLQEIGLYFYAVRKKYHQFESEFTAVDTRVQVNQVPGGMISNLANQLKEQGALNRMSEVLAEIPRVREDLGFPPLVTPTSQIVGTQAFFNVLAGERYKTITNEVKLYLQGGYGKAPGTVNEKLRRQAIGSEEVIDVRPADLLKPEMTKLRGEIGALAKSEEDVLTYAMFPDIGRKFLEERDAGTLAPEVLLPIPEAGGVARAGGEGVPTEFVIDVHGESYRVDITGVGVKAEGKRHFYLSIDGMPEEVVFEPLNEFVSSGGSKRKHATEPGHVSTAMPGNIVDVLVKEGDVVKAGQAVLITEAMKMETEVQAAIAGKVTVVHVAKGDRVNPGEILIEIEG from the coding sequence ATGAGCAAAAAGATCTTCGTAACCGACACCATCCTGCGCGACGCTCACCAATCGTTGCTGGCGACCCGCATGCGCACCGATGACATGCTGCCGATCTGCGACAAGCTCGACAAAGTCGGCTACTGGTCCCTGGAAGTCTGGGGCGGCGCCACCTTTGACGCTTGCGTACGCTTCCTGAAGGAGGACCCGTGGGAGCGCCTGCGCCAACTGCGCGCGGCATTGCCCAACACGCGCCTGCAAATGCTGCTGCGCGGCCAGAACCTGCTGGGCTACCGCCACTACAGCGATGACGTGGTAAAAGCCTTCGTCGCCAAGGCCGCTGTGAATGGCATCGACGTGTTCCGCATCTTTGATGCGATGAACGACGTGCGTAACCTGCGCGTGGCCATCGAAGCGGTCAAGGCCGCCGGCAAGCACGCCCAGGGCACCATCGCCTATACCACCAGCCCGGTGCACACCGTCGATGCATTCGTGGCCCAGGCCAAGCAGTTGGAGTCCATGGGCTGCGACTCGATCGCGATCAAGGACATGGCCGGCCTGCTGACGCCGTACGCCACCGGCGAACTGGTCAAGGCGCTCAAGGCCGAGCAGAACCTGCCGATCTTTATCCACTCCCACGACACCGCCGGCCTGGCCGCGATGTGCCAGCTCAAGGCCATCGAAAACGGTGCCGACCATATCGACACCGCCATCTCCAGCTTCGCCTGGGGCACCAGCCACCCGGGCACCGAGTCGATGGTCGCGGCCCTCAAAGGCAGCGAGTTCGACACCGGCCTCGACCTGGAACTGCTGCAGGAAATCGGCCTGTACTTCTATGCCGTGCGCAAGAAGTACCACCAGTTCGAAAGCGAATTCACCGCTGTGGACACCCGCGTGCAAGTCAACCAGGTGCCGGGCGGGATGATTTCCAACCTGGCCAACCAGTTGAAAGAGCAGGGCGCCCTGAACCGTATGAGCGAAGTGCTGGCCGAAATACCGCGCGTGCGTGAAGACCTCGGCTTCCCGCCGCTGGTGACCCCGACTTCGCAGATTGTCGGTACCCAGGCATTCTTCAACGTGCTGGCCGGCGAGCGTTACAAGACCATCACCAACGAAGTGAAGTTGTACCTGCAAGGCGGTTACGGCAAGGCGCCGGGCACCGTGAACGAGAAGCTGCGGCGCCAGGCCATCGGCAGCGAAGAGGTCATCGACGTGCGCCCAGCCGACCTGCTCAAGCCGGAAATGACCAAGCTGCGCGGTGAAATCGGCGCGCTGGCCAAGTCTGAAGAAGACGTGCTGACCTACGCCATGTTCCCGGACATTGGGCGCAAGTTCCTCGAGGAGCGCGACGCCGGCACCCTGGCCCCTGAAGTGCTGCTGCCGATTCCGGAAGCGGGCGGTGTGGCCCGCGCCGGTGGCGAGGGCGTGCCGACCGAGTTTGTCATCGACGTGCACGGCGAAAGCTACCGGGTGGACATCACCGGTGTCGGCGTGAAGGCCGAAGGCAAGCGTCACTTCTACCTGTCCATCGACGGCATGCCTGAAGAAGTGGTGTTCGAACCGCTCAACGAATTTGTCAGCAGCGGCGGCAGCAAGCGCAAGCACGCAACCGAACCGGGCCATGTCAGCACGGCAATGCCGGGCAATATCGTCGATGTGCTGGTCAAGGAAGGCGATGTGGTCAAGGCCGGCCAGGCCGTACTGATTACCGAAGCCATGAAGATGGAAACCGAAGTGCAGGCAGCGATTGCCGGCAAGGTGACCGTCGTTCATGTGGCCAAGGGCGACCGGGTCAATCCGGGTGAGATCCTGATTGAGATCGAAGGCTGA
- a CDS encoding acetyl-CoA carboxylase biotin carboxylase subunit gives MIKKILIANRGEIAVRIVRACAEMGIRSVAVYSDADRHALHVKRADEAHSIGAEPLAGYLNPRKLVNLAVETGCDALHPGYGFLSENAELADICAERGIKFIGPSAEVIRRMGDKTEARRSMIKAGVPVTPGTEGNVADIHEALTEGDRIGYPVMLKATSGGGGRGIRRCNSREELEQAFPRVISEATKAFGSAEVFLEKCIVNPKHIEAQILGDSFGNVVHLFERDCSIQRRNQKLIEIAPSPQLTPEQRAYIGDLSVRAAKAVGYENAGTVEFLLAEGEVYFMEMNTRVQVEHTITEEITGIDIVREQIRIASGLPLSVKQEDIQHRGFALQFRINAEDPKNNFLPSFGKITRYYAPGGPGVRTDTAIYTGYTIPPFYDSMCLKLVVWALTWEEAMDRGLRALDDMRLQGVKTTAAYYQEILRNPEFRSGQFNTSFVESHPELTNYSIKRKPEELALAIAAAIAAHAGL, from the coding sequence GTGATAAAAAAGATCCTGATCGCCAACCGTGGTGAAATTGCCGTACGAATCGTGCGTGCCTGCGCCGAGATGGGCATTCGCTCGGTCGCGGTTTATTCGGACGCCGACCGCCACGCGTTGCACGTCAAGCGTGCCGACGAAGCCCACAGCATCGGGGCCGAGCCCCTGGCCGGTTACCTGAACCCGCGCAAGCTGGTGAACCTGGCCGTGGAAACCGGCTGCGATGCACTGCACCCGGGCTACGGTTTCCTGTCGGAAAATGCCGAGCTGGCGGACATCTGTGCCGAACGCGGGATCAAATTCATCGGCCCGTCCGCCGAAGTCATCCGCCGCATGGGCGACAAGACCGAAGCGCGGCGCAGCATGATCAAGGCCGGTGTGCCGGTCACGCCGGGCACCGAAGGCAACGTCGCCGACATCCATGAAGCCCTCACCGAAGGCGACCGTATCGGTTACCCGGTGATGCTCAAGGCCACTTCCGGTGGTGGCGGTCGCGGGATTCGTCGTTGCAACAGTCGCGAAGAACTCGAGCAAGCCTTTCCCCGGGTGATTTCCGAAGCCACCAAGGCCTTTGGTTCGGCGGAAGTGTTTCTGGAAAAGTGCATCGTCAATCCTAAGCACATCGAGGCGCAGATCCTCGGTGACAGCTTTGGCAACGTGGTGCACCTGTTCGAGCGTGATTGCTCGATCCAGCGCCGCAACCAGAAGCTCATTGAAATCGCCCCCAGCCCGCAGCTGACCCCGGAACAGCGCGCCTACATCGGCGACCTGTCGGTGCGCGCGGCCAAGGCCGTGGGCTACGAGAACGCCGGCACCGTGGAGTTCCTGCTCGCCGAGGGCGAGGTGTACTTCATGGAGATGAACACCCGGGTGCAGGTGGAACACACCATCACCGAGGAAATCACCGGGATCGACATCGTCCGCGAGCAGATTCGTATCGCCTCGGGCCTGCCGCTGTCGGTGAAACAGGAAGATATCCAGCACCGAGGTTTTGCGTTGCAGTTCCGCATCAACGCCGAAGACCCGAAGAACAACTTCCTGCCCAGCTTCGGCAAGATCACCCGTTACTACGCCCCCGGCGGCCCCGGCGTGCGTACCGACACGGCGATCTACACCGGCTACACCATCCCGCCGTTCTACGACTCCATGTGCCTGAAACTGGTGGTGTGGGCGTTGACCTGGGAAGAAGCCATGGACCGCGGCCTGCGCGCCCTGGACGACATGCGCCTGCAAGGCGTGAAGACCACCGCCGCCTATTACCAGGAAATCCTGCGCAACCCGGAATTCCGCAGCGGCCAGTTCAATACCAGCTTCGTGGAAAGCCACCCTGAGCTGACCAACTATTCGATCAAGCGCAAACCCGAAGAGCTGGCCCTGGCCATCGCCGCCGCCATCGCCGCCCACGCAGGCCTGTGA
- a CDS encoding LysR family transcriptional regulator: MRKSLMRMTLRQLQIFNEVCDLRSYSRAAEEMSLTQPAVSLQIRQLEELIGQPLFDYVGKKLYMTEAAEALQRASRDIFGRLENLDMQLSDMQGSLQGQLKLAVESSAKYFVPHLFAAFKRQHPEVQLHLTVVNRAQVIRRLSDNRDDLVIMSMVPQDMGLEFLPFLNNPIVAVALPDHPLSLKGPLRLQDLEPYTLLIREPGSGTRLACEEYFKEKRVHFTQTVEVASAEAQRECVVAGLGVALLTRHALNLELATGGLKELAVDELPLYRSWCLVQAKAKRLSPVAHAFLGFIRSERVQISALAERFAGQPRAPANAVPGSH; the protein is encoded by the coding sequence ATGCGTAAGTCATTGATGCGTATGACATTGCGTCAGTTGCAGATTTTCAATGAAGTGTGTGATTTGCGTTCCTATAGCCGCGCAGCCGAGGAAATGTCTCTGACTCAACCGGCCGTCAGCCTGCAAATTCGCCAGCTCGAAGAGCTTATCGGCCAGCCGCTGTTCGACTATGTCGGCAAAAAGCTCTACATGACCGAGGCCGCCGAAGCGCTGCAACGGGCCAGCCGGGATATTTTCGGCCGCCTGGAAAACCTCGATATGCAGCTCTCGGACATGCAGGGCTCACTGCAGGGCCAATTGAAGCTGGCGGTGGAGTCCAGCGCCAAATACTTCGTGCCGCACCTGTTCGCCGCCTTCAAGCGCCAGCACCCGGAGGTGCAATTGCACCTGACCGTGGTCAATCGCGCCCAGGTGATCCGCCGGCTCTCGGACAACCGCGACGACCTGGTGATCATGTCCATGGTGCCCCAGGACATGGGGCTGGAATTCCTGCCGTTCCTGAATAATCCGATCGTCGCCGTGGCGCTGCCGGATCATCCGTTGAGCCTGAAAGGGCCGCTGCGCCTGCAGGACCTGGAACCCTACACCCTGCTCATCCGTGAACCGGGTTCCGGCACACGACTGGCGTGCGAAGAGTACTTCAAGGAAAAACGCGTGCACTTCACCCAGACCGTGGAAGTGGCCTCGGCCGAGGCGCAGCGTGAGTGCGTGGTCGCCGGTTTAGGCGTGGCCCTGCTGACGCGCCACGCCTTGAACCTGGAACTGGCCACCGGCGGGCTCAAGGAGCTGGCGGTGGACGAACTGCCGCTGTACCGCAGTTGGTGCCTGGTGCAAGCCAAAGCCAAGCGGCTGTCACCGGTGGCCCATGCGTTCCTGGGCTTTATCCGCAGCGAACGGGTACAGATCAGCGCCCTGGCTGAGCGCTTCGCTGGGCAGCCAAGGGCGCCTGCCAATGCAGTTCCGGGTAGTCACTGA
- a CDS encoding PA3496 family putative envelope integrity protein, translating into MARTYEDSNSTVKTRRQQEDQRRMAFRRAIEDRCDQRQLLQSISDYPELHWQAPLAAQRSAQPGR; encoded by the coding sequence ATGGCCCGGACCTACGAAGACAGCAACAGCACCGTCAAGACCCGTCGTCAGCAGGAAGACCAGCGCCGCATGGCGTTCCGTCGCGCAATCGAAGACCGCTGTGACCAGCGCCAGCTGCTGCAGAGCATCAGTGACTACCCGGAACTGCATTGGCAGGCGCCCTTGGCTGCCCAGCGAAGCGCTCAGCCAGGGCGCTGA
- the hexR gene encoding transcriptional regulator HexR, protein MNLLQHIAQSRHLLRKSELKVADHVLLDPAAVMHSSMADLAHSVGISEPTIVRFCRAIGCSGFQDLKLKLAQSLAAGASFGQFAIHEDDSVADYSLKIFDTTLHTLMEVREKLDPVALQKAVTAMSQAQRVEFYGFGASGAVAADAQHKFFRLLLTAAAYSDPHMQAMSAVTLKPTDVAICISQSGRSKDLLITANLVRESGASLITLCPSQTPLAELSTVNLAIDVHEDTEIYTPLTSRIAHLVVIDVLAMGVAMARGPSLVNHLKSVKRSLRSLRLSPKSVKALDD, encoded by the coding sequence TTGAACCTGTTGCAACATATCGCCCAGTCGCGCCACCTGTTACGCAAATCGGAACTCAAGGTTGCCGATCACGTGCTGCTTGACCCTGCGGCCGTGATGCACAGTTCCATGGCTGACCTGGCCCACAGCGTGGGCATCAGCGAGCCGACCATCGTGCGCTTCTGCCGCGCCATCGGTTGCTCCGGGTTCCAAGACTTGAAACTCAAGTTGGCGCAAAGCCTGGCCGCCGGGGCGAGCTTCGGCCAGTTTGCGATCCATGAAGACGACTCCGTCGCCGACTACAGCCTGAAAATCTTCGACACCACGTTGCATACGCTGATGGAAGTGCGCGAGAAGCTCGACCCGGTAGCGCTGCAAAAGGCCGTGACCGCCATGTCCCAGGCCCAGCGCGTGGAGTTCTATGGCTTTGGTGCCTCCGGTGCGGTGGCAGCCGACGCCCAGCACAAATTCTTCCGCCTGCTGCTCACGGCGGCGGCCTACAGCGACCCGCACATGCAGGCAATGTCGGCGGTGACCTTGAAGCCCACCGACGTGGCCATCTGTATTTCCCAGTCCGGTCGCTCCAAAGACCTGCTCATCACCGCCAACCTGGTGCGTGAAAGCGGCGCTTCGCTGATTACCCTGTGCCCGAGCCAGACGCCATTGGCGGAGCTGTCCACGGTGAACCTGGCGATCGACGTGCATGAAGACACCGAGATCTACACGCCGCTGACCTCGCGCATTGCTCACCTGGTGGTGATCGACGTTTTGGCGATGGGGGTTGCCATGGCCCGCGGGCCAAGCCTGGTCAACCACCTCAAGAGCGTGAAGCGCAGTTTGCGCAGCCTGAGGTTGTCGCCCAAGTCGGTCAAAGCCCTCGACGACTGA